GCCAAACGCACCAGGTCCGCTGCCATCACATCGGCCATGCGGCCCATGTTGTTGCTGGACAGCCACGGCTGACTGTTCAAACCATCGACCTTGTTGCCCGGTTGAACCGCAATGCCGGGCAGCGCGCCGTCCACCGGACGGGCGGCATCGACTTCGACGATGCGGATGTTGCTGCGTCGGGAGATCGGGTACAGTGGGTCATCTGCCCATAGCGAGCGCAGGCCAATCGCGGCGTCGGCGTCGGTCGCCAGTTTCGCCAGCGCCGGCGCACCACGACCAGTGAAGTAAGCGGTCTGGCGACTGCCGGGCAGGTTCGCCGGCGCCGCGCGTTCGAGGCTGATATCGGTGCCCTTGAGCAGCACTTCGCCCAGTCCGTAGGTGATCGGCAAGGAGGCTAATACGCGCAACGGTTTGGCGCCGTCCGCCGCAAACGAGGCATTGGCCAGAACACACAAGGCCACGGCGAGAGTCAGTTGTCGCAGAGAAAATGACATTTATCCAAGGTTCCCTTTCAGGCTGGGGACGACGCCGCGCGCGATGGCGGCCAGGGCGAAGGCGATACCGGCCACCAGAATGATCGCGGCACCGGACGGAATCGGCAGGTCGAAGACGATGGGTGCGAGAATCCCGCACAGCGTGCTCACCGTGGCGATCAGCACCGAACACCAGAAAAAGCCTTTCAGCGATTGACTGAGCAAACGCGCGGCCGCTGCCGGGATCACCAGCAGAGCGCCGACCAGAATCGCACCGATGACTTTCACGGCGGCGACGGTGATGAGCGTCACCAGAATCACGAACAAATAATCCAGCGTCTTCACCGCCACCCCGCGCACCGCCGCCAGTTGCGGGTTGAAGCTGGCGAGCATGATGCGGTTGTACAACGGCAGGGCCAGCGCCATCACCAGCGAGCCGACGATCGCCAGCACCAACAGGTCATTGCCGTTGACCGTCAACACCGAACCGAACAACACGTTTTCCAGAATATGCACGTTGATCTTGCCCGCCAGAATCAGCAGCAGGCTCGCGCCCAGCGCCAGGGACACCGAGAGAAACACTCCAATCAGCGTATCCGGAGCAAGACCGGTACGGTTGCGCAGGTAATTGAGCAAGATGCCGAACAGCAGGCAGTAGCCGAACAGGCTGCCGTAAGGCCCGGTATACGGTTCACCCAGCAGAATGCCAATGGCCACGCCGGTCAGCGCCGCGTGCCCCACCGCTTCGGAGAAAAATGCGAAGCGCTTGACCACCACCAGCGTGCCCAAACCGCCTAGCACCGGGCCGATCAGCAGTCCGGCGAGTAACGCATTGACGACGAATCCATAGGCCAACGCCTCGGGCAGGTAGCCCGACGAGGCCCAGCCCTGAACCATCAAACGAAAGGCTTCGTAACTCATCAGGCAAGGCTCCGTGGATGGGTCGAAAACAGCGTCAGCAGACGATCCGGGGTCAGCGCCTGTTGTGGCGAGGCGTCGAACAGCACCCGGCGATTGAGCCCGGTGACGTGATCGGCCAACCGACCGACCGCTTCCAGATCGTGTTCGATCCACAGCACGGTGATGCCCGCCGCGCGCCAATCGCCGAGCAAACGTTCAAACACCTGGATGCCGGCCTCATCGAGGGCTGACATTGGTTCGTCCAGCACCAGCAATTGCGGCGCCGGGATCAACCCTTGCGCCAGTAGCACGCGCTGCCGTTCACCGCCAGACAACGCGCCCATGCGCCGTTTGCGCTTGTCATGCATGCCGACGCGTTCCAGCGCTTCGCCAATCGCTGCCGCGTAGTGCTTGCTCAGACCGAGAAACGCCGGACGCCGTTGGCACATCGCAGCCATGAAATCGTCGACGGTCATCGGCAGGCCACGGTCGAATTCCAGCGCTTGCGGTACATAGCCGATCGTGCCGGGTTCGCCAGGCCATTGCAGGCTCAAGCGTCCCTGATGCGGCATTTGCCCGAGCAAAGTCTTGATCAGCGAACTCTTGCCGCCACCGTTGGGGCCGACCAGTGCATGCACGCTGCCGGGCTGAACTTGGAAAGTGACTTTGTCGAGGATCGTCGTGCGACCCAACGTCAGACTGACCTCCGAAAAATCCAGCGTCGGCCCCACTCCTTGTAGGAGCGAGCCTGCTCGCGATTGCGGTGTTTCAGTTGACGATGATGCTGACTGACCGGACGCCTTCGCGAGCAAGCTTGCTCCTACAGCGGATTCGGTGTCAGCCAGGAGGGTTTCTTTGGATGTCATGCCCCTGACTCCTGAATCGCCCGCACCACGGTGTTGAGGTTGCCGGTCATTTCCTTTTCGTACTTGTCGGCGGTGTATTCGCCGTAGGAAATGTGCGACAGCGGATACAGCTTTACCCCGGATTCACGCTGGATGGTGTCGACGTAGGTGGACGGGAAATCCATCTCCGAGAAGATCACTTTCACGTCCAGTTCACGCAGTTGATCGATGGTCTTTTTCAGCTGGCTCGGACTCGGCTCGATGCCGTGGGCCGGTTCGACCACGGCGGTGACTTCCAGGCCGAATTCGCGCAGCAGGTAGTCATAGGCAGCATGCACCGTGGCGACGCGCAGTTCGGCATTCGGCGCCTGGGTCAGTTTGGCCAGGGCGTCGGCGCGCATCTTGCGCAGGCGTTTGCCGTAGGCGCGGGCGTTTTCGGTGTAGGTCTTGGCGTTGGCCGGGTCGAGCTTGCCCAGCTCCCGGGCGATGTTATTGACCTGGGCAATCGAGGCGCTGATCGACAGGAAGGTGTGCGGGTTCACCACTTTGCCGGCACCGCGCGCGGCCACCCCCGTGGCGGCCAGCAGCGGTACGTTTTCGTTGGCTTCGATCACCGGCACGTTTGGCGTTTCGCTGGCAGCGATCATGCGGTCTGCAAAGTCGTCATGGCCGACGCCGTTGAGCACCACCACGTCCAGTCCGCTGATGCGCTTGATGTCTTCGGCGCGCGGCTCGTAGGCGTGGGGGTTGAAACCGGCCGGAATCAGCGGCACCACCTCGGCCTTGTCGCCGACGATGTTCGCCACGTAGCTGTAATAAGGGTGCAGGGTGATGCCGATGCGCAGGCGCTTGGCCTCGTCGGCGCTGGCCAGGGGAGTCAGCAGGCAGGCCAGCAGGCCGACCAGTGTCAGGCGCATAACAGAACGTAGAGATGAAATGGGCATGGGAAAGCGGTCTTCTCTCGGGTGAAGGCGAGGGTTCAGTGCCGGTGCTGGCGGGTCACGCCGGCATCGAACTGCGCGACGATCTGCTGCCAGCCAGCGCTTTCGAGCGCGGCGTCAGTGAGGTCGGCCGGGGCTTTGATGTCGGCGGTGCGATTGAGCCAGACGTCCGGCGCATCGTCGCCGGCGGTCAAACGCATCAGAAAAGAACCGGCGACGGCTGGCGTCTGGCTCTGGCCGAAATACGCCTTGGCGTCGAGCAACTGCCAGGCATGACCGCCGCGGCTGACCGAACTGGCGTCCTGAGCGAACGGTGCAAAGCCTTCCTCGGCGAGTGCTTCGGGTGTCGGCAGGGTTTGCTGTTCCTGGCGCAGTAAGTGAATCTCGTCCAGCGTCACCCGCAGGTCGGCGTAGATGCCTTGCTCGGAAGCGCTGAGGTCGCGGCGCGCATCCAGTTGGTGGCTGTTGACGCTGCTCACCTCCTGAGATTCGCCGCGCCAGGCGACCACCGAACCGGCCACCGCCAGGATGATCAGGCACAACAACAGCACGTAGAGGGTTTCATGACCGGCTCCGGCCGGGCGTACGACTTGTGTGGTTGGCGTACTCATGGCGCTTCGATGTCCGCTTGGTCGATCTCGACCACGTGGCCGGGACCGGCGTCGAACAACACATAGAATTCAGCGCCGGGCTTCTTGAAGGTCAGGGTCGAATCGCTGCCGAGCTTGCCCGGGACCAGAATGGTTTCGTCGTAGCCGATCACATCGAGGGTCACGCCCGGTGCGCCGCTGCCGTCGGAGAACCCGCCGGTGCATTTGATCTGCTCGGCGTCGATGGCTTTGCATTCGCACATCGGGTTGTGGGCCAGGACGCTGGCGCTGAAACCGGCGCAAAAAACCAGCAATGCGGCGCTCAGCTGGCGAGTAGTGTTGATCATGGTTTACCTCCTTGCGTGCTCAGCCAGGCGAGGGTGGCGGGGGAGGCCTGGCCCAGAGGAATGGATGCCTGATGCATGGAACCGTCCCAGCCTTCCATGGTTATCCACAGTTCGGCGTCGGCTTTGGTTTTTTCCGGGATCGGCACCATGGCGCCCATGCGGTACGGCGTGCCGAAGAAAATTACCCCGGCGGCGCGCAGGCTGCGTGGCTTGCCAATGCGCAGGTAAGTCGCCTTGACCTGATCGCGGCAGCTGTCGCACAGCGCGGCGTTGAAGTTTTTCATGTAGCCGGCGGGACCATCGAGCCGTGGTGCTTCGTTGCGCAATTCGGCCAGGCGAACGCTCCACGGCCCGACCTGCACTTCACCGATTTCCCGTTCACCCAACCCGGTGTCACCACGGAACAGCGCGGCGTCGGCGAAGTATTTGGGCATGAAGCCCAGCGGCACCAGCAACAACAGGACATTGATGTGGAAGCGCCATTTGTGCCAGAAGCGGCTCAGTTTCGAGGCCGGCTTTTCTGCAGCGAACAGGCTCATTGGCTGACCTCCGTGGTTTCAGCGCCAGTGGCCGGAACCGTCTCGTTGCGTGGGCGTTTGTTGCTGCGCTTGAGGGCGTTGGCCGTAGCGAGGGCGGTGCGCTTGGTCCAGATCAACAGGCCGCTGAGGACCATCATGCTCAGCAGCAGACCGAAGAAGAACCAGATCAACTTGATCCACAGGCCACCGAAATCACCAGTGTGCAGCGGACGCATGGATTCGGTGACGAACTCCAGGCCCGAGCGATCCGACAACAGGCGAGTGACAGCGATGTCGCCGGTGTAGGGGTTGATGTCGGCGGTCTGGTAAATCAACGGATACCAACTGCGCCCGCCCACCGACAGGTAGCTGTAGGCGTTGGCGGGCAGGCTGACAAAACTCTCGTCGAGACCGGGAATGCGTTCCTTGGCCTGTTGGATCGCAGCTTCCAGGCTGATCATCGGCGCTGGCGAACCGTCGGCGGTGAGCGGCACGCTTTCACGCGGGACCACGGCGGCGACCGGTGCGGTGGAGATCGAAATCTGGTTGTCGAACATAAACGCTTCGATCAGGAACCAGGTGCTGGTGACGGAAATTACCGCAATGAACCAGATCGACCAGATGCCGCTGAGACGGTGGAAATCGCCCCAGAAAATCCGTGCGCCATGGCGAATCCGCAGGGTCGGGCGCAAGAAACCTTTCCAGAATCGCTTGTAAACCACCAGCCCGGTCACCAGCGATGCCAGCATTGGCAAACTGAGGAACGACACCAGGTACCAGCCCCAGCTGTAACCGTTGGTGAACGGCACCAGCCACCAACCGTGCAGGGCGCGGGTGAAGGCCTGGAAGTTGAATTGTGGGGCCGGGCCTTGAATCACGCCGGTGTACGGGTTGACGTAGACCGTCGTCGAACGACCGTCGGGGTAGCTGACCCGCACGTCCAGCGCGAAGTGCGACTCATCGGGGCGGTTGATGTCTTCGACCAGAATCCGGGGTTCGGCCTTTTTTATTGCGGCAACGAGCTGGTCGTAGTTGAGCCGCGGCGCGTCATCCGACGGCTGGCTGGCGCGCATTTGCGGGTTGGCCAGCCAGACGATTTCCTGACTGACCACCGCCAGCGTGCCGGTCACACAGACAATCAGCACGAAAAACCAGATCGGCAGCGCCAGCCAGCTATGAACCAGAAACCAGAGTTTTGAACGGGATTTCTTCGACATGATTAAGGTCTTGTTTCGATGAGAAGGCCTCTGCTACGGGCTTCGCAGCGATGAGGTCGACGAAAGTCCGGCCGTGGCTTTTGCCTACGCGACAGGACTGCATCTAGATAAGACGGATGAGCACGTGAAATCCCGAAGGGGGATATGAAAGAAAATGTTTCGTGTTCAGCTGAGTTCGGACTTTCTTCATGTATTCACTTGAGAAAGTCTGGAGACAGATGGGACCTGTGGCGAGGGACGTAGGTCGACCAGAGAAAAATGGGCTCAGCGCAAAAAATCCAGGACGGCATCGCGGGCAAGCCCGCTCTTACAGGGATTTTTTGTTCCTGTGGGAGCGGGCCCGCGATGACGGCAGATCAAGCACCAAAGGACTCATCCCTGCTGAAACATTTCCTTGGCCCGCTGTTCGATCTGTTCCTGAGTCAGATCCTCCTTGCGTGTGGCCAAAAACCACAGATGGCCGTAGGGATCCTTCAAGGTCCCCGAACGATCGCCGTAAAACTGGTCCTTGACCTCGGACACTACGGTGCCACCGGCGTCGATCGCCTGTTTATAAGACTTGTCGACATCGGTCACATACAGATGCAGGCCCACGGACGGCGAGTTGTCCGGGTTGCTCAACGGTCCTTGATCGCACGGCGTGCCGAGCATGATCGGGCAATCGCCGATGCGCAGTTCAGCGTGACCGATACCGCCGTCGGGCATGGACAGGCGCATGACTTCGATGGCGCCAAAGGCCTTCTTGTAGAAGTCGATGGCGTCGGCGGCTTTCTTGATGCCCAGGTACGGGGTGATGCTGTGATAACCCTCTGGAATGGGATTGACGCTCATGATCGTTCTCCCTGATTTATTGTGGATTGAAGATCGCTCTCCAGCCGGACAATTGTAGGAGCTGCCGAAGGCAGCGATCTTTTGATTTGATCTTCAGGATGTTCCAAGTTCACCAACAGATCGCAGCCTGCGGCGGCGGTTGCTGGGCTAATCACTGCTGTTCAGCCATCAACAGTGAAGCAACAGATTGCTGGGCTCTATCATCAAAAGGTCTGCGAAAACGCCGTGAAACCCCCGATAACACAGGCTCTCGCAGTCAGGCACAGAAGCTGCAATGACCCTCGATAAACACTGTTATCGAGAGTCTTGTATGTCCCAATCTGCCGTTTATCCGATAAACCCGCCGGCCGCCCACCGCATCGCCGATGAAGCCGAAGCGCTGCGCGTCGCCGAGCAGGTTGCCGCAATCCTGCTGGAGCAAGATGCCGAACGCGACCGCACGCGTCAGGTGCCTGCCGAGATCGTCGATCTGTATTCCAACAGTGGCTTGTGGGGTATTAGCGTGCCCAGGGAATTCGGTGGCGCGCAGGTGTCCTACGCGGTGCTGGCGCAGGTCATCGCCATCATTTCGGCAGCCGACCCGTCCCTGGGGCAGATCCCGCAAAACCACTACTGCCTGCTGGAAGACATCCGCCTGCAAGGCACCCCGGAGCAGCAGGCGCATTTCTTCGCGCTGGCGCTGCAAGGTCACCGCTTTGCCAATGCATTGTCGGAAACCGGCGGCAAAAATGTGCAAGACATTCAAGCGACCATCCGCCGTTACGGCGACGGCCATGTCATCAACGGGCGCAAGGGTTACTGCACCGGTTCGCTCTATGCCCATTGGCTCGCGGTGCTGGCGCTGGATGACGAACAAAAGGGCCAACTGGCGTTCGTCGAACGCGGTACCAAAGGCCTGGTGATCGTCGACGACTGGGACAGCATCGGTCAGCGCACCACGTCCAGCGGCACGGTGCTGGCTGAAGACCTGCACGTCTCGGCGTTCAACCTGTTCCCGACTTATCGCTCCTATGAAAGTCCGACCCTGGCCGGCCCGTTCGCCCAGTTGACCACCGCCGCCATCGACGCCGGCATCGCCCGCGCCGCCCTGCGCGACACCGTCGCCTTCGTCCAGCAATTCGCCCGGCCATGGATCGATGCGGGCGTGGACAAGGCCAGCGAAGATCCGCTGACCATCATTCAGGTCGGTGGCCTGGACATTCGCCTGGACGCCGCCGAAGCCTTATTGGAACGAGCCGGTCGGGCGCTGGATGCGGCACGTCCGGCACCCGATGAAGACAATGTCGCCCGCGCGTCCCTGGCCGTCGCCAAGGCCAAGGTGCTGACCACCGAAATCGCCATCGAAGCGACCAACAAACTGTTCGAACTCGGCGGTACCCGCTCGACCCTGAAGAAGCACAACTTCGACCGCCACTGGCGCAACGCCCGGGTTCACACCCTGCACGACCCGGTGCGCTGGAAGTACCACGTGGTCGGCAACTGGCTGCTCAACGGCGTTAAACCGCCGCGTCACGACTGGTCGTGATCATGGCCGAATTATTCAAGAACATTTATTGGGCTGACATCGGCCAGGCCTGCCTCGATACCCTGAGCATGCTCGGCGCGGCGCTCGGTTTTACCGTGCTGCTGGGTTTGCCACTGGGTGTGCTGTTGTTCCTCACGGGCAAGCGCCAATTGCACGAAGCCGTCGGCGTTTATCGGGTGCTGTCGGTCATCGTCAACATGCTGCGTTCGCTGCCGTTCATCATTTTGCTGATCGTGCTGATTCCCCTGACCACGTTGCTGGTGGGCACGTCATTGGGTGTGCCGGGGACCATTCCGCCGCTGGTGGTCGGCTGCACGCCGTTCTTCGCACGACTGGTGGAAACCGCGTTGCGCGAAGTCGATCGCGGTGTCGTTGAAGCGACCCAGGCCATGGGCGCCAACACCTGGCAAATCATCCGTTTCACCTTGCTGCCCGAGGCTCGTGGAGGGCTGCTGGCCGCGGTGACGGTGACCGCCATTGTGCTGGTGGATTACACGGCGATGGCCGGAGTGATTGGCGGCGGTGGTCTGGGTGACCTGGCGATCCGCTACGGCTACCAGCGTTTCCAGACGGATGTGATGGTGGTCACGGTGGTGTTGCTGTTGATTCTGGTCCAGGCCCTGCAAATGAGCGGCGACCGATTGGTGGCGCGCTACAGCCATCGATAAACAAATCTTTTTAAAACCAAAATAACGGCCCCACGTCCGCCCCACGACGGCCACTTGATCTGCCTAGGAGCACAACATGAAAAAGACCCTGGCCATTCTGGCTGCCCTGGTTTCGCTGAGCGTTCACGCCAACGAAAAACTCACCGTCGGCGCCACGCCGGTGCCGCACGCGGAAATCCTCGAATTCGTCAAACCGACCCTGGCCAAGGAGGGCGTGGACCTGGACATCAAGGTCTTCACCGACTTCATCCAGCCCAACCAGCAACTGGCGCTGAAAAACCTCGACGCCAACTACTACCAATACCGACCGTTTCTCGATGACTACAACAAAACCCGCCACACCGACCTGGTGCCGGTGGTCGGTGTGCACATCGAACCGTTCGGCGCCTACTCGACCAAAATCAAAAACATCTCCGCGCTGAAGGACGGCGCCACTGTGTCGATTCCTAACGATCCGGTTAACACCGGTCGCGCGTTGGTGCTGCTGCACGAGGCTGGGTTGATCAAACTCAAGGACCCGAGCAATACCCTGGCGACGCAACGGGACATCGCCGAAAACCCCAAGCACCTGAAAATCCGTGAACTGGAAGGTGCCTTGCTGGCGCGCTCGGTGAGTCAGGTGGACTTGGCGTTCGTGTTTGCCAACTACGCGCTGGAAGCGGGGATCGACACCAACAGTGCGTTGATCGTCGAGAAGGGCAAGAGCTTGTACATCGAGTTCCTGGTGGCCCGCCCGGACAACATCAACGACCCGGGCCTGCAAAAACTGGCCAAGGCGTTGAACTCCGATGACGTGCGCCAGTTCATCCTGACCCGCTACAAAGGGCAGATTGCGCCGGGGTTCTGATGTTGCGCTGACCTTGAAAATGCCATCGCTGGCA
The Pseudomonas sp. MYb327 DNA segment above includes these coding regions:
- a CDS encoding zinc ABC transporter substrate-binding protein — its product is MSFSLRQLTLAVALCVLANASFAADGAKPLRVLASLPITYGLGEVLLKGTDISLERAAPANLPGSRQTAYFTGRGAPALAKLATDADAAIGLRSLWADDPLYPISRRSNIRIVEVDAARPVDGALPGIAVQPGNKVDGLNSQPWLSSNNMGRMADVMAADLVRLAPAAKPVIEANLAALKQRLLKLSADSEARLAAADNLSVMSLSDHFGYLIGGLNLELAGLDARPDAEWTPEALKSLGATLKDNDVAVVLHHRQPSDAVKAAITEAGSRLVVLSTDAEDPVAELERNVDLVIKGLSG
- a CDS encoding metal ABC transporter permease, giving the protein MSYEAFRLMVQGWASSGYLPEALAYGFVVNALLAGLLIGPVLGGLGTLVVVKRFAFFSEAVGHAALTGVAIGILLGEPYTGPYGSLFGYCLLFGILLNYLRNRTGLAPDTLIGVFLSVSLALGASLLLILAGKINVHILENVLFGSVLTVNGNDLLVLAIVGSLVMALALPLYNRIMLASFNPQLAAVRGVAVKTLDYLFVILVTLITVAAVKVIGAILVGALLVIPAAAARLLSQSLKGFFWCSVLIATVSTLCGILAPIVFDLPIPSGAAIILVAGIAFALAAIARGVVPSLKGNLG
- a CDS encoding metal ABC transporter ATP-binding protein: MTSKETLLADTESAVGASLLAKASGQSASSSTETPQSRAGSLLQGVGPTLDFSEVSLTLGRTTILDKVTFQVQPGSVHALVGPNGGGKSSLIKTLLGQMPHQGRLSLQWPGEPGTIGYVPQALEFDRGLPMTVDDFMAAMCQRRPAFLGLSKHYAAAIGEALERVGMHDKRKRRMGALSGGERQRVLLAQGLIPAPQLLVLDEPMSALDEAGIQVFERLLGDWRAAGITVLWIEHDLEAVGRLADHVTGLNRRVLFDASPQQALTPDRLLTLFSTHPRSLA
- a CDS encoding metal ABC transporter substrate-binding protein encodes the protein MPISSLRSVMRLTLVGLLACLLTPLASADEAKRLRIGITLHPYYSYVANIVGDKAEVVPLIPAGFNPHAYEPRAEDIKRISGLDVVVLNGVGHDDFADRMIAASETPNVPVIEANENVPLLAATGVAARGAGKVVNPHTFLSISASIAQVNNIARELGKLDPANAKTYTENARAYGKRLRKMRADALAKLTQAPNAELRVATVHAAYDYLLREFGLEVTAVVEPAHGIEPSPSQLKKTIDQLRELDVKVIFSEMDFPSTYVDTIQRESGVKLYPLSHISYGEYTADKYEKEMTGNLNTVVRAIQESGA
- a CDS encoding DUF6162 family protein translates to MSTPTTQVVRPAGAGHETLYVLLLCLIILAVAGSVVAWRGESQEVSSVNSHQLDARRDLSASEQGIYADLRVTLDEIHLLRQEQQTLPTPEALAEEGFAPFAQDASSVSRGGHAWQLLDAKAYFGQSQTPAVAGSFLMRLTAGDDAPDVWLNRTADIKAPADLTDAALESAGWQQIVAQFDAGVTRQHRH
- a CDS encoding thiamine pyrophosphate-binding protein yields the protein MSLFAAEKPASKLSRFWHKWRFHINVLLLLVPLGFMPKYFADAALFRGDTGLGEREIGEVQVGPWSVRLAELRNEAPRLDGPAGYMKNFNAALCDSCRDQVKATYLRIGKPRSLRAAGVIFFGTPYRMGAMVPIPEKTKADAELWITMEGWDGSMHQASIPLGQASPATLAWLSTQGGKP
- a CDS encoding PepSY domain-containing protein; translation: MSKKSRSKLWFLVHSWLALPIWFFVLIVCVTGTLAVVSQEIVWLANPQMRASQPSDDAPRLNYDQLVAAIKKAEPRILVEDINRPDESHFALDVRVSYPDGRSTTVYVNPYTGVIQGPAPQFNFQAFTRALHGWWLVPFTNGYSWGWYLVSFLSLPMLASLVTGLVVYKRFWKGFLRPTLRIRHGARIFWGDFHRLSGIWSIWFIAVISVTSTWFLIEAFMFDNQISISTAPVAAVVPRESVPLTADGSPAPMISLEAAIQQAKERIPGLDESFVSLPANAYSYLSVGGRSWYPLIYQTADINPYTGDIAVTRLLSDRSGLEFVTESMRPLHTGDFGGLWIKLIWFFFGLLLSMMVLSGLLIWTKRTALATANALKRSNKRPRNETVPATGAETTEVSQ
- a CDS encoding VOC family protein, with protein sequence MSVNPIPEGYHSITPYLGIKKAADAIDFYKKAFGAIEVMRLSMPDGGIGHAELRIGDCPIMLGTPCDQGPLSNPDNSPSVGLHLYVTDVDKSYKQAIDAGGTVVSEVKDQFYGDRSGTLKDPYGHLWFLATRKEDLTQEQIEQRAKEMFQQG
- a CDS encoding SfnB family sulfur acquisition oxidoreductase: MSQSAVYPINPPAAHRIADEAEALRVAEQVAAILLEQDAERDRTRQVPAEIVDLYSNSGLWGISVPREFGGAQVSYAVLAQVIAIISAADPSLGQIPQNHYCLLEDIRLQGTPEQQAHFFALALQGHRFANALSETGGKNVQDIQATIRRYGDGHVINGRKGYCTGSLYAHWLAVLALDDEQKGQLAFVERGTKGLVIVDDWDSIGQRTTSSGTVLAEDLHVSAFNLFPTYRSYESPTLAGPFAQLTTAAIDAGIARAALRDTVAFVQQFARPWIDAGVDKASEDPLTIIQVGGLDIRLDAAEALLERAGRALDAARPAPDEDNVARASLAVAKAKVLTTEIAIEATNKLFELGGTRSTLKKHNFDRHWRNARVHTLHDPVRWKYHVVGNWLLNGVKPPRHDWS
- a CDS encoding methionine ABC transporter permease, coding for MAELFKNIYWADIGQACLDTLSMLGAALGFTVLLGLPLGVLLFLTGKRQLHEAVGVYRVLSVIVNMLRSLPFIILLIVLIPLTTLLVGTSLGVPGTIPPLVVGCTPFFARLVETALREVDRGVVEATQAMGANTWQIIRFTLLPEARGGLLAAVTVTAIVLVDYTAMAGVIGGGGLGDLAIRYGYQRFQTDVMVVTVVLLLILVQALQMSGDRLVARYSHR
- a CDS encoding MetQ/NlpA family ABC transporter substrate-binding protein, producing the protein MKKTLAILAALVSLSVHANEKLTVGATPVPHAEILEFVKPTLAKEGVDLDIKVFTDFIQPNQQLALKNLDANYYQYRPFLDDYNKTRHTDLVPVVGVHIEPFGAYSTKIKNISALKDGATVSIPNDPVNTGRALVLLHEAGLIKLKDPSNTLATQRDIAENPKHLKIRELEGALLARSVSQVDLAFVFANYALEAGIDTNSALIVEKGKSLYIEFLVARPDNINDPGLQKLAKALNSDDVRQFILTRYKGQIAPGF